CATCTGGCTGCCGGTCCAGACGGCCGCCTGTCGCAGGAGTCCCGGAGGAGCCCCCGCAAGGGAGGTTGCCGTCCAGGTGTCTATAACCGGGTCGTATCGTCCTCCGCTGTTGAAATCGGAACCGTTGTTGCCGCCCCAGATCACCATCAGGTCACCTGTCCAGACGGCGGTGTGCCCGCTCCGGCCAGCCGGTGCGCCGGACATGGACATCCGACTCCACGTGTCTGTAGCGGGGTCGTATCGACCTCCGGTCCCAAGGGCCGGGTTGCCATACCCTGAGCCACCCCAGACCAGCATGAGACTGCCCGTCCAGACCGCGGTGTGCCCGTACCGCGAGTCCGGCACGTCGTCCATGGATCCGTTGTCCCAGGCATCCCCGGGGCAATCGGGTCCCGGCGTGGCGCCGTCCAGGACTCCCGGAGTCGCCGGATCCCGGAGACGGGCGCCGGAAGTCTTCGGAAGCTCGGCATCGAGGCCTTCGCTCACCTCCGGCCACCAGGCGTTCCACGATTTCTTCTGGATCGTGAAGCTCACGAACTCCAGCTCATCCGAACTTCGGTTCAGAACCGTGCGAATGATGAAGAGGTCGCGCTCCTCTTCCACGGGTCCAATCTCGTGGTTACGCGCCGGGACGCGCGCCAGCCATCGCTCGAAAGCCTCGGGCTCGAGGGTCAATCGCGTCCCGTCCGCAGCGAGGCCCGACGCAGACGGCTGCGCCGGGCCTTCAGGGATCGATCCTGTCCGGCGATCACCGCGCACCAGATGGACGATCTCCCGATCGCTCCGATCAGCCAGCAGATCGACCCGTCCATCGATCAACTGCTCTCTGAGCGCCTCGGCCTCGCGCCGGGAGTCCGCGTGAATCGCACGATCGTACGAGAAGAAATTTCTCGACAGTCGGTCGACCAGGGCGGGCCGCGCCAGGCATTCAAGTACAAGCATGGAATCGTTGCCCAGGGCCCCATACAGCTCGCGAAGTCGTTCCGGCAATTTGGTCCGGAGTGACATGCGTTTCAGCTCGGCACGCAGCATGTCGTCCGTCACCGTGACGCCCCAGTATGTCCTGAGCGCGACGGTCTGGCGGAGGTAAGTACGGACTTTGGCCTCGAGGATCTCGCGGCTGACGACGTCTTCGAAGGGGCGGCGCGCCCCGATCTGGTGCGTGTAGTAGACTCGTTCAATCTCTCGCTGGGCGCGAACGCGGTCCTCGAAACCGAGGGAGCGCACGCGTGCGGCCATCGCTGGAAAGACGGCCCCGCAGAGCACGAGTGCACTGAGGGCGAGACGTCTGTCGTTCCGCTGGACCCGATGACACATGCGGTGGCCCCTCCGGGGGGAACTTCCGGCGGAAAGGAACCGACAACTGAGGTTCGGAACTGTCCTGAAAGTACGCTCCGGCGACGTCCGCGTCAACAGAAATCGGGGATCGAGCCGCAGCATCCCGCCGCCCTACCAGGCGATGCCGTAGTCCTCGCCGTAGTTGCTCGAGGCGCCCCACATCGTGCCGTGGCGGCGGTCGAACAGAATGCCGTTGATCGGTCCCGAGGTCCGCTCGGCGGTCGTGATGACGTACCCCATCCGGACAAGCTCATCGCGGACGCCCGCGGGGGTCGAGGCCGAGACCAGCAGGTGCCCGGGGTGCGCCTGGTGCGCGCCGAAGGACGAGCGCATCTGCTCGCTGTTGATGTTGGGCGCCTCGGCGGCCTGCTGCGGCGTCATCCCGAACTCCACGATGTCCAGGAAGAACTGCAGCAGATTCTGGTCCTGGGTGTCCCCCCCCTGCACCGCCATCGCCAGATACGGAAGCCCCTCCTTGAGCGTCAAGGTCGGAGTGAGCGTCACGCGAGGCTTCTTCCCCGGCTCGACCACGTTGTACGGTCCGTCCTCGGGGCGGGTTGCGAAACTCTGCATCCTCTGGCTCAGGCCGACCCCCGTGCGCCCCGCGATCACCGCCGGGATCCAGCCGCCGCTGGGGGTCACGGACACGACCCAGCCGGCTTCGTCCGCCGTCTCGATCGACGTGGTGCCGCGCCGGAACTGCGCGCGGAACTCGGCCTCGGTGAGGGCCGTCGCCGGCCGGGGTGTGCCGGGAGGCAGCCGGCGCGCGGCGGACGGGGCTCCCGGTGTCGCGCTCGCCGCCGGCGCGGCCTCCGGGGCGGGAGCGACGGTCCAGTGCGCCCGCAGATCCGCGAACGGGTTCGTTCCCCCCTGGTAAGGGTAAGGGTCGCCGGGCCCGACGGAAGGATCGTTCCTCGTCCAGTCGATCTGCGCGTAGCGCGCCCGGGCGTATTCCTTGGAGAGCAGCCCGCGCACCGGCTCCTCCGGCGGGAAGTATGGGTCGCCATAGTAGAAGTCACGGTCGGCGTAGGCCAGGTTCATCGTCTGGTAGAGGGCGTGGATGTAGCGGGAGGAGTTGTACTCCATCTCCTTGAGGTTCGCGGCTTCCAGGATATTGAGCGCCTGCAGCATCACCGGGCCCTGCTGCCAGATCGGCAGCTTGTACACGGTGATCCCTTTGTACGTTGTGCTCAGGGGCTCTTCGATCTTCACCTTCCAGCCCGCCAGATCCGGGAGGGTGATGAGCCCGCCCTCCTCTCCGACACCCCGCACCAGCTCGCGGGCGATGTCCCCCTTGTAGAAGCGGTTGTAGGCGGCATAGATCGCCTGCCTGCGGTCCTTCCCCTGCTTGAGAGCCTGGCGCTCCGCCTCGACCAGCTTGCGCAGGGTCGCGGCGAGGTCCTTCTGCACGAAGACCTCGCCGGCCTCGGGCGCCTCCCGTGTCTGGCCCTCGTGGGGAAGAAAGACCTCGCGTGAGTACTTCCACTTCTTGATCTCGTCCTTCGACTTTTCGATCTCGTCCGCCGTCTCCGCCTCGATCGGATAGCCGTCCGCCATCTGGATGGCCGGCGCCAGGACCTCGCCGAGCGACAGGGTCCCGTACTCGGCGAGCATCGTCATGAGACCGCCCGGCGTGCCCGGCGTCACCGCGGCGAGGGGCCCGTACTCGGGCGGAAAGCGGTACCCCTTCGACCGGAAGAACTCCGCCGTCGCGCCCGTGGGGGCCGTTCCGAGCGCGTCGATGCCGATCACTTTCTTCAGTCCCGGATGGTAGATGAGCGCCTGCGTCTCACCTCCCCACGCCAGGATGTCCCACATCGTCGTGACGGCGCCCAGCATCGCGCAGGCGGCGTCCACGGCGTTCCCTCCCTTCTGGAACATCATGGCGCCCGCCTCGGCCGAAAGAGGCTTGCCGGTGATCGCGATCCAGTGCCGCGCGTGCAGCGGCGGCTTCTGCGTCCGCCCGGCGTGGAGCGGCGTCGCAAGGAGGCACGCGCCGATCAGGGCGAAGACGATTGGCAACCGGGTGCAGCGGCTCATCGATCTCCTGGCGTTCGCGCGCATGGCAGGACACCTCCGGATGGGACGGTTCATGGTGCCGGGGCCGGAAGTTTACTACCAGAGGCGGCGCGAAGGCATATGCTAGGAGCCGGCTGAGCACCTGGCGCCGTCTGCGGAGGGGGAGACAGAATGAGATGGTCCCTGGCGTTGTTCGCGTGTCTGGCGGTCCTGATCGTTCCGGGGAGCGTGCCCGCGCAGTCGCTTCCCACGTTCGAGGGGATCCGCACGTTCCTCGGCGCGCCGTACGTGAAGAAGCTCGACGACCTGCAGGCCGATTTCGCGGTCCTCGGGGTCCCGTTCGACGAAGGGACCTGGGGCCAGCCCGGGGAGCGTTACGGGCCGCGCGACCTACGGGAGAGCTCGATGGAGTACAACCACGATCTGACGCAGGGGTTCTTCTACATCGACGGCGAGCGCACGGTCCTGAAAGGCAAGCGCTGGGTGGACGTCGGCGACGTCGAAGTCTTCCCGACCGTCCCGGCGCAGACCAACGACAAGATCACGGCCAGCGTGCGCGC
The genomic region above belongs to Candidatus Dormiibacterota bacterium and contains:
- a CDS encoding gamma-glutamyltransferase, whose protein sequence is MSRCTRLPIVFALIGACLLATPLHAGRTQKPPLHARHWIAITGKPLSAEAGAMMFQKGGNAVDAACAMLGAVTTMWDILAWGGETQALIYHPGLKKVIGIDALGTAPTGATAEFFRSKGYRFPPEYGPLAAVTPGTPGGLMTMLAEYGTLSLGEVLAPAIQMADGYPIEAETADEIEKSKDEIKKWKYSREVFLPHEGQTREAPEAGEVFVQKDLAATLRKLVEAERQALKQGKDRRQAIYAAYNRFYKGDIARELVRGVGEEGGLITLPDLAGWKVKIEEPLSTTYKGITVYKLPIWQQGPVMLQALNILEAANLKEMEYNSSRYIHALYQTMNLAYADRDFYYGDPYFPPEEPVRGLLSKEYARARYAQIDWTRNDPSVGPGDPYPYQGGTNPFADLRAHWTVAPAPEAAPAASATPGAPSAARRLPPGTPRPATALTEAEFRAQFRRGTTSIETADEAGWVVSVTPSGGWIPAVIAGRTGVGLSQRMQSFATRPEDGPYNVVEPGKKPRVTLTPTLTLKEGLPYLAMAVQGGDTQDQNLLQFFLDIVEFGMTPQQAAEAPNINSEQMRSSFGAHQAHPGHLLVSASTPAGVRDELVRMGYVITTAERTSGPINGILFDRRHGTMWGASSNYGEDYGIAW